The DNA sequence CATGAGAACCACCGATCACAAAGGAAAGGTGACTATCCCCGCTCAGCGCAAAATCCTGTATAGCCCCGGCAAGCTCCGGAGAAGAAAGGCTTTTGCCTTCAATGCAAAGAGTGGTTATGGCTGACCGGGCAGGAATTTTTTGCAGAATGGCTTCTCCCTCGGCAGTCAGTGCCTTCTGAATTTCAGCAAGGGATGGGTTGGCAGGCAGGCGGTATTCGGCAAGCTCAGTAATCTTTAGAGTACAAAAGGAGGAAAGGCGTTTGGTGTATTCCCCGCAGGCATCCCGCAGATAGGCTTCCTTTAGCTTTCCCACCGCAAATATTTCAACAGTCATGGTTTCTCCTAGAAAATAATGGGCTGACCCGGACCGTTCCGAGGCGCAACGCACAAGGTATAATCAACATTCTCCGTCATACCGGCCATTTCCAGCTGGCATTTGGTGGTGGCGTGAGCCACAGCCGGCATGTTGTTTTGGCTGCTGAGATGGGCGAGAACCAAATGCACCGAGCCTCTTTGTACCAAGCCTTGGAGCTGCCGGGCGCATTCCGGATTGGAAAGATGCCCCACACTGCTCTGAATACGCCGCTTTAAGTGGTAGGGGTAGGGGGAGCACTGGAGCATTCCCTCATCGTAGTTGGATTCCAGCATAATCAGGTCACAGCGCTCCAGATGGGAGGCTACGGTTTCGGTAATATGCCCAAGGTCGGTGGCAATGCCAATGACCCTTTCATCCGGCATTTCCAGACGAAAGCCCAAGCTTTGGGCGCAGTCGTGGGGGGTGGCAAAGGGGGTGACCCGAATATCTCCCACCACGAGAGCTTGCTCCAGCTCCACCAGCTGGGCACCGGGGGGGATAAGGTCTTGGCTGACCAAATAGTCCAGCGTTCCGCAGGAGGCGAAAACCGGAACCTTGATTTTTTTCAGCAGCACCTTGAGACCCTTAATATGATCAATGTGCTCATGGGTCAGCAAAATGCCCGAAAGGGTGGCTGGGTCCACTGAAATTTGCTCCAGAGCGCTTAGTATAGAGCGGCAGGAAACACCGGCATCCACCAGGAGCCGGGTAGAGCCGCCGGATAAATATGTACAGTTGCCTCCGCTCGAACTGAACAGCGGACAAAAGCGAGACATAGCAGGCCGCCTTTCGTATAAAACCTTGCCTGCTAAACAAAGAAAAAATAAAAGCAAAACTTCATTTTTCCTTTATTCAGCAGGCAGCTAATTGTATATAGAGGAATAAGGCATAGTGCCAGTTCAGAGGCTGGCAGAAAGAGGCTGCTCAGAGAAGCCAATGTGGGTAATATCCGCACCCAGTGACACGAATTTCTCAACAATGTCCTCATAGCCCCGCTCAATGTGGTGAATATCCTCAATGTGGGTGGTGCCCTGCGCCATTAAAGCTGCAATGAGCAAAGCAGCTCCCGCCCGCAGATCCGTGGCCCGCACGGGCGCACCAGTGAGCAGAGGAACACCCTGCACCACGGCAACCTTGCCATCTACCTGAATGTTGGCACCCATTCGCACCAGCTCGTCCACATAACGAAAGCGGTTATCCCAAACGCCTTCGGTAATGACGCTGGTTCCCTCAGCCAAAGCCAGCATAGCGGTCATCTGGGGCTGCATATCGGTGGGAAAGCCCGGATGAGGCTGGGTTTTGATGGTGGTGGAGATGAGAGGCCCAAGGCGGGTAACCCGGCAGCTGTCATCGTATTCAGTAATCACAGCGCCTGCCCGATCCAGCTTGTTTGTAATGGATTCCAAATGCTTGGGTATAATATTCTTAATCAGCACATCGCCGCCGGTGGCCGCCGCCGCAATCATATAAGTTCCGGCTTCGATTTGATCGGGAATAATGGAGTAATCGGTGCCATGGAGAATATCCACGCCCCGGATTTTAATAACATCGGTACCGGCGCCTCGGACATCCGCACCCAAAGAGTTCAGGAAGTTTGCCAAATCCACAATGTGCGGCTCTTTGGCCACGTTTTCCAGAATGGTCAAGCCCTTGGCTTTAACAGATGCCAGCATCAGGTTGATGGTAGCACCTACCGAGACAACATCAAAATAAATGTGGGAACCAATCAGGCTTTCAGTGGCTACAGCGTTGATCATACCGTGATCAATGGAAACCGTTGCCCCAAGGCTCTCAAAGCCCTTGATGTGCTGGTCAATGGGGCGAACCCCGAAATGGCAGCCTCCGGGCATAGAAACACTGGCCTTGCCGGCTCTGCCCAGCAAAGCGCCGAGAAAGTAATAGGATGCCCGCATATGCCGTGCCAGCTCATAGGGAACCACCGGGTTATGAATGCGGGAGGTATCAATTTCAACTGTATGCTTATCCAACATCCGAACGTCTGCGCCCATTTCTGTGAGCATTTTAAAGAGAATGGAAACATCACTGATGTTGGGGACATTTTCAATCACACACCGGCCCTTGGCCAGAATGGTAGCGGGAATAATGGCGACAGCAGCATTTTTTGCTCCGCTGATGGTAACACTGCCGTTTAAGGTGGCGCCGCCCTTAACAACAAATTTTTCCAATGGGCTTTACTCTCCTTGCTTGTATTTTCAGGGTTGTGGAGGTCAATAGGCCACAAAACAAAATCGCCGAACACATCACTCAGCTTATACGGTTTCAAGGTGAAATCCCAGAGAGATTTCAAACCATGTTTTATTCTATTACTTTGAAAATCCGCCCCATTGCGGCAAGCTTTAAACGCCATTGGCAGACTTTTATCCAACAAGCACCATTATAACACTGAAAGGAATAAATGAAAAGTGGTCTGTAACAATTTGTACATGATTGGCCAAGGTTTGTAATACAAATTCGATTCCAGTGCTCAAAGGACCTATAATAGCATAGAATAAGAAAAGAAGGACATCCTCCGGCCAGTTATGGCTGGTTTGTTTTGCAAGGGTTCTGACCTGTTAATAGTGTATCCGCAAAGAGCCGGAAAATTTGGCCGAAAAAGAATTATTTTTTAAAAAATGAGTGCCGGAGGCCTATGGAATTTTCCAGTTCTGTTTGAGTTTGCGTATATCCTATGCTATACTTATAAGCATTAAAATCGAGGATTCGGGCTGCCCTTTAAAGGCTTTTCTTAGCAGCAAAATTCTTGCCAAACCTCTGCCTGTTTATACCCCAAAATGAAATGTTTTAGCGTATAATTATAAGCACAGCGTTTTAATTCCTGTATATAATGTCCACTGAACAAATGCATGCTGCACAACGCATTTGCAAATAGAGCACGCATTGCTCTGTTTAACAGCAAGACATATCTGTTTTGCCGATTCTGATACATTGATTGACTGCCTGAACAATTCAAAAACGTTTTTAAAACCTTGTTGCTGTCGCATTTTTGAATTGCCCAGCAGGCATTATATAAGGAGTATACTCATGAAGATTTCCGTTGTGGAATATACCGGCAAAAAACCGGGAGCGAAGAGCTTATTTTTCAAAAGCGCCGCTGAGAAAAACAGCCAGCTGGCTCGCCAGCGCACTGTGGAGGAGCATCGGGAAAATATGCTTAAGCTGGCGGAGCTGCGGCCTGTTTTGCCCGGCCTTTGCCAGCAGGATGTTTTGGTGGAAGGCATTCCCTGCCAGTGGGTTTATAAAGAAGGGGCTCTTTCTATGCCTGTGATTCTCTATCTTCATGGTGGGAGCTGGGCTTTCGGTAATCTGCGCACCGCCCGACCGGTGGCGGGAATGCTGGCGGAGCTGACAGGCTGCCGGGTGCTCACTGTGCAGTATCGGCTGGCCCCGGAAAATCCTTTTCCCGCAGCGTTGGAGGATTGCTTTAAAGTATACGGGAACCTGCTCTTGCGGGGAATTCCCGGGCATAAGCTGGCCATTTTCGGCGATTCGGCGGGTGGTAACCTGAGCCTTGCCCTGATACACCGTTTAAAAGAATTGGAGATTGCCTTGCCTCAGGCTTTGGCGCTGGCTTCTCCGGTGCCTGATCTAACAGTAGAAAGTGCCCTATGGAAAAGCGGGCAGGATTTGCTGTTTCATCTATACGATGGCCAGCCCGATAATATCTTTGACCGATATGTGCAGGGCCGGGATAAAACCGATCCTTTGATTTCACCTGTCTTTGGCGATTTGAGCGGCTTTCCGCCAACGCTGATTCATGTGGGTGGTGATGAACCGCTGGCTGAGGATTGTGCAGCCTTTGCCCGCCGGGCGGCTGTGGCCGGTTCAGAAGTGGCGGTTAAGGTGTGGAAGGAAATGTTTCACGATTTTTCCATTGTGGGTGTTACCTTGAAGGAGAGCCGGGATTCAATGCGGGAAATGAGCGAGTTTCTTTGCGACTGCCTTCATGTCTAATCCCGCATACAGTCGTTTTAAAAGCTTGCATTCATAAAAAAAGAGAGCCTTATGGAGAATCAATGATCCCCATAAGCGCTCCCATGTTCCAATAAAAACCATTCCATGGATTTTGATGCATATGAATGCTTTGTAGTTAATAAACGGGCAGCAAGCCGCTTTTTGTCTCTGATGAAGTCTCCTGTGCCAGTACATACCGATTGCGCCCATTCAATTTAGCTTGATAGAGGGCGATGTCGGCCTTTTGGTAGAGCTCCTGATAAGAGGTGCCATCTTGGGGCGAAAGAGAGATCCCTATACTGATGGTGACACATGTGGTGCAGTCCAGACCCTCCACCTGCATGGTGCGCATGGCAGCACACAGCTCCTGAGCTTTGTTCTCTACGATGGACAGGCTGCCGATGCTTTTGCAAAAAATCGAGAACTCGTCTCCGCCCATACGGACTACTTCATCCGCACTGCGGAAGATTTTTTTGAGGATGCGGGCACATTCTTTGATCACCAGATCGCCCACCAAATGGCCATAGGTATCGTTAATCATTTTAAAGTTATCGATATCAACCATTAAAAAAGCCTGTGTTTTTTCCTCTGCTTCGGCATGCTGGAGAAAGGCGCTAACCCTCCGCTCAAAGGCATCCCGGTTGTAAAGGCCGGTGAGAGGATCGGTTTCAGCTTTTTTGGTTGCGGCATCCAAGCTGTAAATATACTCGTTGATTTTAAGTTCCATGGATTTCATGGAACTGGCCAAACTGGCGATTTCATCGTTGCTTTTCACTGTTAGCTCGGTCAGAGAGGAGGAAGGGGCGGGAATTTCCTCTGTTTGGTGGATCAAAAATGCATTTGCGGCTTTGGCCATACGGTTGATTGGCAATGTAATGTAGCGGCGCATCATCAGCAGGCACAAACCAGTGGTTACTACAGCTGGAATGCAGAAAACAGTCCAAAATTGATGGAGAAATCCCTGAGCGGTTTCAAAGGGGATGCTGGGCCGCAGTTCTGCCACCGCATAGCCTGTCACTATACCGCCGCTGCCATAAACAGGTGCCTTAAGAGAAAGCAGCTGCTGAGTGGAGTCCGAAGTGCCTGCTTCTCGTGCCAAAGAAGCACCAAGACCCCGCCGTTGGATAACCGGAGCGGTATCATAAATGTAATAGGAGCCTGTTTCAACAGGCTTGATGATGTATAACCCAGCGAGGCTGTTTTCTTCCCGGAGTGTTTGCAGAAGCCTTTGGGTGTCTGCATAAGCCCGATCGATGCTGCGGGTTTCCAAATATGTGTTAAGAGAATCACCATCCACAAACCGAGCCGCTGTTTTGGCTAAGCTTTGCCCCACAGCAGCATGGTGTTTCTCTATAGATTTTTTGTAACCTAAAGTTCCCAATGCAGAGGCCCAGGTGCTCAGCAGCACGGCCAGCGAAATTATGAGAACAGCGGATTTTATTCCTAGTGAAAATTTTCTTTTCAATGTGGTTCCTTCTCCCAACGATGAAAATGAATACCGCCTTAAGATAGCAAGTTTCTGTTTGCTATGCCGGAGATCGTTTTGTGACTTTTTCTTGGCAGATCAGGTGCTCTACAAGAATTTTTTGATTGTTGCCATTTATTTTATACTTTTTTAATTCAGTATCAGCGCGATACTTGTCGAATTTTTGCACTTGCAGCATTTTTGGAGCATTAAACAAAGTTTGCAATTAAAAATAGTCACAATTTACATTGAAAAACAACGGTATTTTTAGATTCGTGATCCTTTTTTAATCACAACGGTGTAAATTAGTTAAGAAGTGCCCCAAAAAATAGATTGAATGGATATACCCAGAAAGGAAGGTATACATGAAGCTGATTGTTGATTTTGCAGGCGTTACCCAGATACAGGAGCTTTACCGGTATTTCCCCGTGGATGGCGTAACCACCAACCCCACCATTCTGGCAAGAGAGGGCAAAAATCCTTATGAGGTGCTTACCGCTATCCGTGAATGCATCGGAGATGATACTGACCTCCATGTGCAGGTGATTTCAGACAAAGCGGAAACCATGCTGGAGGAGGCCAAGCGCATTCGAAGCGTTCTGGGCAGCAATACCTACATCAAAATCCCGGTTACCAGGGAGGGCCTGCGGGCTATCCGCATGATGAAAAAGAACAACTACATGGTCACGGCCACTGCCATTTATAACGCACTTCAAGGCTATTTGGCAGGCTTGGCAGAGGCCGATTTTGCGGCGCCCTATATCAACCGTATTGATAATTTGGGGGCGGATGGGGTGCAGGTGGCCAAGGATATTCACGATATTTTTCGCAGTGGGAATATGCCCACACAGGTGCTGGCTGCCAGCTTTAAAAATTCCCAGCAGGTGCTGGAGCTTGCCAAATATGGCATTGCGGCCGCCACTGTTTCACCGGATGTGATTGAGGGAATGCTGCGGATCGATGCTGCCCAAGGGGCGGTCGGCGTTTTCCGCAAGGATTTTGAAAAGCTGTGCGGCCCGGGAAAAACCATGAAGGATTGCTGAAAAGCGGCCTAAAGAGCGGCCAAATCAGGAAATACAGGAGGCGCTAATCTATGGCAGCCATTAAAATGCTGTGTATGGATATTGATGGTACCCTGCTCAATTCAAAGCTGGAAATAACCCCCGCCACCCGCCAAGCTATTGTGCGGGCTCATCAGGAGAAGGGGGTACATATTATTCTGGCCTCTTCCCGTATGCCCCAAGGGATGACCCCTTTTCTGGAGGTGCTTGGCCTTTCTCAGCCCATGTCCTGCTATGGAGGGGGGCTGATTGTGGAGGAAGACCGCATCCTTTTCAGCCAGAGCCTGCCTTTGAATTCCACCAAAAGGGCCTGTGAGATTGCCCTCTCCTGCGGTGCTCATCCCACTGTATGGGGGCCTCGGAATTGGTATGCACGGGAAATGGATGAATTGGTTACCAAAGAAACAGCCATTATCGGCGGGCCTCCGGTCATTTCCGATTATCCGCCTTTGTTTGCCGGTTGGGAGCGGGATGGCTTTGCCCCCAATAAGGTTTTGTGCATGGGCAAGCCTGCTGTAATCGATCGCCTGACAGCCGCTCTGGAACAGGAGGAGGGCCTGTGGGATTTGGCCCGTTCCAAGGATGTATATCTTGAGGTGGGCCCCAAGGGTGTTTCCAAGGGAACTTCGGTGAATTTTCTCTGCGATTACTACGGCATTTCTCCGCAGGAGGTGATGGCGATCGGTGACCAGGGAAATGACTTGAGCATGCTGCTGGCCGCCGGGCTGGGGGTTGCCATGGGCAATGCGCCGGATCATATTAAGGAGCAGGCGGATGCGGTCACTGCCTCCAATGAAGAAGATGGCATTGCACTGGCTATTGAGCGCTATATACTGGGCGGTCATCACTGAGGCGGTCTATACCGGCTTCATACTCATAGGTTTGTATATGCTCTATATTCCTTAGAGGGTCTGGACAGTCTTATATTAGATATGCTACTATGTTAGTAGGGATTTTTTGGAGCATAAAAATATAGGGGTGATAATAGGTGGCAACCACTTATAAAAACTTTAACTGGGTCACCGAGCGTGGTGCGAGAATCGTTGCTAAAATTGCGATTAACAATTATCCCGCTGGCGAAAATGCGGCGGATGAATGGGTTTATACAATAGAGCGGCTGAGTGTGAACGATGAGATTCAACATGGCCAATGGAACCCGTTGAAAAAAACCATTGATTTTCAGTCTCAGGGGCAAATGCTGCATATCCTGTTGCCGGAACTGATTTCTTTGGAGCTCTTTTCCCGTGAAAAGGATTATTTTCATTCCCGCCGCCAAAATTTTGGTCGGTGAAACAGTCTGCCTTAGGCGGATTTTTACAGAAATAAGTGACAGCATTGGCGCGCAGGAAGCCATGCCAACCCTTGCCCAGATGGAGCAGGTGGTCTCCCTTTAATACCTGCGAACAATACACGCAAAAACTGCTATGAAGAAGAACCTTTAGTGTTCTTCCTCATAGCAGTTTTATTTTTAAAGAATCAGGCTTTTGAATGCCACAATTGGCTCACTGTGCAGAGCCCAGAGCGGCCAGCTTATCCCGGACCCACTCAAGCCGTTTTATATCCAAACCGTGAGGCAGTGAGCAATCCGGCCCGATCAATACACCCACCCGGCCTGCTTCCTCCAGGATTTTTTCCACAGCCGCCTCCAGCTCTTCCTTGGTGCCGGTGTTGAGCAGGCCCTGCACTGTATTCTGGAAGCCGCCGATTACAGCTTTGCCTCCGAAGAGCTTTTTGCCCTGGCCAAGAGTCACACCTTCCACATAGGTGGCCCAGTTATAGGCTTTGGCCTCATAATCCACCCACTGTTCTAAGTTGTTGTGGCGGCCTTCATAACCGCAGATGTGCAGAATGTTGTTATCCCCGGCGGCATTAGCGGCATCCAGTATGATGCGGTCGCTGGGAGAAAAATACTTCCGGTGTTCTTCGTCAGTGATGACATTCACATTCTGGTTCTGCACACACAAAAAGATACCGTCGGCTCCGCTTTCCTTGATAACGGCCTCTGCCATATAGGCAAGGCTTTCACCCATGCGAAGGAAGGCATCCCCCATTTTCTGAGGGACCTGCCGAAACAGCTCCAGAAATTTTTCTTCGCCCACCAGCAAACGCACCAGCATAGAGGGGGAAAATATATTGTAAAAATAGCAGGCATCCTCCCGGATGCTGCAAATGCGCTTTACATGGTCAATGTGTGCCCGAATCCATGGGTTATTCTTATCCAAAGCTGTAACCTGTGCCAAATCCTCCACAGTTTTAAGGTTATAGAGGGGTGCGCTGGGATAGCGGAAAAGGCCATCGCACATGATTTTTACAAAATCCGGTTCCAGAGCCTCCATATAATGCTTATGGCCTTCATAGAGAATCTCCAGCAGTTCCGGGTTGGCAAGAGCATCGGCTTGTTCTTCGTGCTTCATAAAATGAAACCAGAAGGAGAAGGGGACACGATCCACCGGCTGGTTATTAAAAGCGGCTAAAACTCGTTGACGATGTGTCATTTCAGATACCTCTTTTCTTTTGTATGTCAAGGTGACTGGGTAATATAGGCACCTATTCTAACTATATCCGCAAACAGCGCTTTGGGTTTCGGGCATATAACGTAAGTCTATCATACCAAAAATAGTTCCAATACCAAAGAGGTTTGGCAGAATTAATGAAAAATAAGCCTTGAAAATATTGCAGATAGATAAAACCCGGCGCCTCGCCAATGCGAAAGCTGCCGGGTATTTATATTGTGAGCATACAGGAGATTATGGAAGAATCCTCCAAGATATTAGTTATAGCCCTCTCGATGAAACTGCTTTTGCAGGATGCTAATGGCCTTTTTCTCGATGCGGCTAACATAGGAGCGGGATATATTCAGCTTATCGGCTACCTCCCGCTGTGTCAGGGGGCGCTGGCAGAAGAGCCCGTAACGGAGAATAATAATTTTCTGTTCCCTTTTGTTGAGATGCTTGGAAATAAACGAATACATTCTTTCGGATTGCAGGCGAAGCTCAATGTTATCAAAAATATCCTCCTCGCTGGACATAATATCCATGAGGGTCAGGGAGTTGCCATCCTTATCTGTATCGATGGGGTCGGAAATAAAAACATCCTGAGCGCATTTGCGCTGGTTGCGAAAATGCATCAGAATTTCATTTTCAATACTGCCTTTAGTCCGACATCAAGGCCGGCCTTTTTTAGTAGATGTTTACATAAGAGACTGACTCTGCTAGTTGAAGATGCATGAATCACAAAACAGTTATATAGGATCAATCCTTTTTTGCGGCACAAACACCATATTCACTCTGCAATATCCCGAACACATGATTTTCACATATGATTTTCAAAAAAATGAACACAATTACCGAATCGGCGACAGAATATGATATATGCAGATGGTGGATTGTTTCTTGTTTTTCTTCATCCTTTAAACTGCTTTCAACTAGCCTGTCATTTATCTGGTCTCAGTAAAATCTATGTACATTCTTCAATATTTGAGGATTAAATTTTTTCCAGTAAAGTGACAAGCTGTCTTAAATAGTGTACTCCGTGGATTCACAGTAATCCCTTGCCTAAACCAAAACGGTATTTTTCTTTAAAGCAAAAACCGGGGATTTGAGCAATTTGACTAATTAAGATTGAAAAAGTTTGAATTTAATATTAATTGACACATAACAGGGAATCGATATATAATATTTACATCCCCAAAACCTGTAATACAGGTATACAGCCGTAAGGCGAGAGACAAACCATACTAGGATAGGTGATTATTTTGTCGATTGAGCGAGTTGGACGTATTAGTCTAAGCGATCAGGTGCTGGAACAGATGAAAAATTTGATACTTTCGCACGAGTGGCCAACAACCTACAAGCTGCCGTCGGAAGGTGAATTGAGTGAAATGTTCGGGGTTTCACGGGTTACAATTCGCAATGCGCTACACCGGCTTGTTGGGCTTGGATTAATTGAAACTCGCCTTGGCGATGGGTCATATGTTGCACAAATTGACGAAAGTAGTGGACTGAATAATCTCATCCCGGTTGTTTATTTGGAAGAGAATCTTGCAAGTATTTTGGAATTCAGGCGTGAATTTGAATCTGGTGCATGTGCCATTGCGGCGGGCCGGGCTGAAGCTGAGGACATAGCGGATTTGCGCAGGCTGCTTGAGAAAATGCTCACGCTACAAAATGACCGTACAGCACTTGCAGAAGCCGATTTGGAGTTTCATTATCGTATTGCTGAAATTACACGCAACAGCTTATTTATCAAAACATACGAAATTATCAGTGAGGTTTACGCTGCACATATGAAACGGGTAGTGCACGTCATAGGTGGCGAGGCAGGGCGCTATTACCATGCCAAAATAGTGGATGCCATCGAAGCCGGCGATGCAGAAGAAGCACGCAAAGTGATGTATGAACACATCGCTTCTAACAATGAAGTTCTGCATACCGAAAAAGAGTAGAAAAGCATTGCGCTGGCCTTTTTCTATTGATGAGAGCTTTCGTGGGTGCACTTGCGGCAAAGCATAATACGATGTTTTGCAGCGGTTTATTAGGATCCGCGCGCTGTTTCAGCGCTAAATTATTCTATTGTGAAAGCAAAAAAGGAGATGCATTATGAAAAAGAAACTGGCACTATTTCTTACCATGGTCATGGTATTTTCCGTCCTGACGGGATGCTCCGGAGGCACGGCACCAACACAAAATGCACCTACTTCCACAGAATCAGGCCAATCATCCACCGATAACGCAGGCTCATCAAGCGACCCTGTCAAATTCCTTGTTTATGCCTGCATCTCGGGGGCTACCGCAGAATCAGGGCGTCAGTGCACGCTGGCAGCCCAAACTGCAGAGTGGTACATAAACGAAAAGCTGGGCGGATTCCCCTCTTTGGGTGGGCGCCCCATTAAGATTGAAGTGCTTGATTCCACTTCTGACGCCGCCACCGCAACTCTCCCCCTTGAGCGTGCACTTTCTTCGGGAGGATACACATCTGTAATCGGCAACTCCAACTCCTCCATTGCGCTAACAATGCTGCCGATACTCGAAAAATTCAAGGTACCTACCGTTACTGGTGCTGCGGCAAACATCGCTGTTTCCCAACAAGGCAGCTCGTTTGTGTTCCAGCCAGCGGCAACATCCAAATCCTTTATTCCCACACAGCTGGATTTCCTTGAGGAGTATGCAAAATCCATCGGCAAAGATGTAAAAGATCTAAAACTAGGCTTGCTCTACTCCAACGACGCTTGGGGCACCGATCAATCCAACAACACGCGCACTCAAGTTGCTGAGCGCGGTTTGAACCTTGTTTCGGACGAAGGCTATGAGGGCAGCTCCTTTACCGATGCAACACCGCTGATCACAAAGATTCAGAATGCAGGCGTTGATGTTATTCTGCCAAGTGCATACCCCAACGACCTCAAGCTTATCTTCACCGCAATGAATACACTGAATTTTCATCCGCTGGTTGTAGGCGGCGGTGCGGCTATGACATGGCCTTCTCTTTATAAAGATCTTGGAGATGACGTTAACGGCCTTACCTCGGTTGATTCTTGGTGCTGGGACCAAAAAGGCGCCTCTGAAAATGCTGGCTGGATGGAAATGAATGCTTATTACGAAGAGAAAAACAACGAGTTCCTTGCTGGCCAGGGCGGCCCAACCCTTTTCTCCATCATGCTTGCTTACGAAGCAGTAGAAAATGCAAAATCAGACGACCCTGTTGCAGTGCGTGACGAACTGCGGAAACTGAACAAAGAAAACAGCAAATGGTTTGGCGTTGTTAACGGCGAAGGCGATTTCGACGATGAGACAGGCCTAAACACCAAATCCCGTGCAATTATTTTGCAATGGCAAAACGGCAAACCAACCAGTGTATATCCGCCCGAATACGCAACAGGCGTTCTGCTTAATCCAGATACCATGCAACCTTTCGCATAATAGTTTGGAAATGAGGGGCGGGCGTATTACCTGCGTTCGCCCCTGGCTTTTACTAGTATGCTTGGAAATTACCCCCGTAAGGAGGAACATGATAAAATGCTACAGGTTATAATCAACGGGTTGTTAATCGGCGGGGTTTATTCTTTGGTTGCCGTGGGAATAACGATGATTCACGGTGTAATGAAGATCGTTAACTTTGCACAAGGCGATTTTCTTGCCATGGGGCTCTACTTTACCTATGTGATGTATTCTTTTTTGCCACCAGGCAGTGTGCCGTATTGGCTGCTTGTTCCTGTAGGTGCAGCAATGTATTTGGCTGGTTGTATCTTTTTCTCTACCACCATCAAAAAGGTTATCGGCAAAGGCGACAGCAATTATATTTTGCTGACAATAGGGCTATCTTACATAATCCAAAACCTTATTCAGCTAATCTTTGGGCCCGATTACAAAAGCATTGCAGTATCCGATCA is a window from the Oscillospiraceae bacterium MB08-C2-2 genome containing:
- a CDS encoding GGDEF domain-containing protein, which gives rise to MKRKFSLGIKSAVLIISLAVLLSTWASALGTLGYKKSIEKHHAAVGQSLAKTAARFVDGDSLNTYLETRSIDRAYADTQRLLQTLREENSLAGLYIIKPVETGSYYIYDTAPVIQRRGLGASLAREAGTSDSTQQLLSLKAPVYGSGGIVTGYAVAELRPSIPFETAQGFLHQFWTVFCIPAVVTTGLCLLMMRRYITLPINRMAKAANAFLIHQTEEIPAPSSSLTELTVKSNDEIASLASSMKSMELKINEYIYSLDAATKKAETDPLTGLYNRDAFERRVSAFLQHAEAEEKTQAFLMVDIDNFKMINDTYGHLVGDLVIKECARILKKIFRSADEVVRMGGDEFSIFCKSIGSLSIVENKAQELCAAMRTMQVEGLDCTTCVTISIGISLSPQDGTSYQELYQKADIALYQAKLNGRNRYVLAQETSSETKSGLLPVY
- a CDS encoding transaldolase family protein — encoded protein: MKLIVDFAGVTQIQELYRYFPVDGVTTNPTILAREGKNPYEVLTAIRECIGDDTDLHVQVISDKAETMLEEAKRIRSVLGSNTYIKIPVTREGLRAIRMMKKNNYMVTATAIYNALQGYLAGLAEADFAAPYINRIDNLGADGVQVAKDIHDIFRSGNMPTQVLAASFKNSQQVLELAKYGIAAATVSPDVIEGMLRIDAAQGAVGVFRKDFEKLCGPGKTMKDC
- a CDS encoding alpha/beta hydrolase, giving the protein MKISVVEYTGKKPGAKSLFFKSAAEKNSQLARQRTVEEHRENMLKLAELRPVLPGLCQQDVLVEGIPCQWVYKEGALSMPVILYLHGGSWAFGNLRTARPVAGMLAELTGCRVLTVQYRLAPENPFPAALEDCFKVYGNLLLRGIPGHKLAIFGDSAGGNLSLALIHRLKELEIALPQALALASPVPDLTVESALWKSGQDLLFHLYDGQPDNIFDRYVQGRDKTDPLISPVFGDLSGFPPTLIHVGGDEPLAEDCAAFARRAAVAGSEVAVKVWKEMFHDFSIVGVTLKESRDSMREMSEFLCDCLHV
- a CDS encoding UDP-N-acetylglucosamine 1-carboxyvinyltransferase, whose product is MEKFVVKGGATLNGSVTISGAKNAAVAIIPATILAKGRCVIENVPNISDVSILFKMLTEMGADVRMLDKHTVEIDTSRIHNPVVPYELARHMRASYYFLGALLGRAGKASVSMPGGCHFGVRPIDQHIKGFESLGATVSIDHGMINAVATESLIGSHIYFDVVSVGATINLMLASVKAKGLTILENVAKEPHIVDLANFLNSLGADVRGAGTDVIKIRGVDILHGTDYSIIPDQIEAGTYMIAAAATGGDVLIKNIIPKHLESITNKLDRAGAVITEYDDSCRVTRLGPLISTTIKTQPHPGFPTDMQPQMTAMLALAEGTSVITEGVWDNRFRYVDELVRMGANIQVDGKVAVVQGVPLLTGAPVRATDLRAGAALLIAALMAQGTTHIEDIHHIERGYEDIVEKFVSLGADITHIGFSEQPLSASL
- the rlmH gene encoding 23S rRNA (pseudouridine(1915)-N(3))-methyltransferase RlmH, which gives rise to MTVEIFAVGKLKEAYLRDACGEYTKRLSSFCTLKITELAEYRLPANPSLAEIQKALTAEGEAILQKIPARSAITTLCIEGKSLSSPELAGAIQDFALSGDSHLSFVIGGSHGLSDPVKQAARLRLSMSAMTFPHQLARVLLLEQIYRAFSINAGSQYHK
- a CDS encoding MBL fold metallo-hydrolase, whose translation is MSRFCPLFSSSGGNCTYLSGGSTRLLVDAGVSCRSILSALEQISVDPATLSGILLTHEHIDHIKGLKVLLKKIKVPVFASCGTLDYLVSQDLIPPGAQLVELEQALVVGDIRVTPFATPHDCAQSLGFRLEMPDERVIGIATDLGHITETVASHLERCDLIMLESNYDEGMLQCSPYPYHLKRRIQSSVGHLSNPECARQLQGLVQRGSVHLVLAHLSSQNNMPAVAHATTKCQLEMAGMTENVDYTLCVAPRNGPGQPIIF
- a CDS encoding Cof-type HAD-IIB family hydrolase, with the protein product MAAIKMLCMDIDGTLLNSKLEITPATRQAIVRAHQEKGVHIILASSRMPQGMTPFLEVLGLSQPMSCYGGGLIVEEDRILFSQSLPLNSTKRACEIALSCGAHPTVWGPRNWYAREMDELVTKETAIIGGPPVISDYPPLFAGWERDGFAPNKVLCMGKPAVIDRLTAALEQEEGLWDLARSKDVYLEVGPKGVSKGTSVNFLCDYYGISPQEVMAIGDQGNDLSMLLAAGLGVAMGNAPDHIKEQADAVTASNEEDGIALAIERYILGGHH